The sequence below is a genomic window from Dyadobacter chenwenxiniae.
ATTATTCTGACATTTAAATCCCGATTAATGAAAGCTGCTTTTATAAAAAATCTTCATGAGCCATTGGTAATAGAAGAAGTTAAAAAGCCACAAGCCGGTCCCGGTGAAGTGGTTGTTCAGCTGAAAGCGGCTTCATTAAATCACCGGGACGTCTGGATACAAAAAGGACTTTACCCGAAAATTACTACGCCGATCATTCCCGGTTCCGACGGGGCCGGGATTGTAAGTGAAATTGGTGAGGGAGTGGATTCCGCGTGGCTGGACAAGGAAGTGATCATTAATCCTTCTCAAAATTGGGGTGATAATCCTGCTTTTTACGGAGAAGAACATAAAATATTAGGCTTGCCGGATAACGGGACTTTTGCAGAATTTGTCAAAGTAGAGGCCCGTTATCTGGTTCAAAAGCCAGCATATCTCTCATTCGAACAGGCTGCCACATTGCCGCTTGGTGCATTAACCGCATGGCGCGCATTGCATACCCGTGCGAAATGGCAGCCAGGCGACAAAGTTTTGGTAACCGGTGCAGGCGGAGGCGTCGCATTATTTGTGATCCAATTTGCGATTGCAGCCGGTGCGGAAGTTTGGGTTACTTCCGGGTCGGATCAGAAAATTCAAAAAGCTGTTGAAATGGGTGCCAAAGGAGGGGTGAACTATAAAAATCCAACCTGGTTTCGTGACTTGCTAGTCAAAGCGCGCGGGCCGAAATTAGGCTATTTCGATGTGATCATTGATAGTGCGGGCGGCGCGGGATTCGCCAAGTTAACTGACATTGCAGCTCCCGGTGCCAGAATTTGCTTCTACGGCGGAGGAACCGGCAACATTACCGACGTTGTTCCAGCCAAAGTATTCTTCAAGCAGCTCAACATTCTCGGAACCACAATGGGCACCGAGTCCGAGTTTCAGGAAATGATCAAATTTGTTGAAGAAAAACAGATTATGCCCATCATCGACACCGTTTTTCCACTTGACGAAGCTGAAAAAGCATTGCGTCTGATGGATTCGGGCCAGCAGTTTGGGAAAATTGTTTTGAAAATCTAGCTTTTATTTCTGCACGGATTCAATAGCGCCGCGAACGCTTCCATATTGATTCAATAATTTTTCAGCTTCTGCCGCATCCACATTGAGCTCATCAATGATCATTTGTTGCGCACGATTCACCAGTTTTTCATTGGTAAGCTGCATATCGATCATTTTGTTGCCCTTCACCTTGCCTAAACGGATCATTACAGCCGTTGAGATCATATTAAGGACTAGTTTCTGAGCAGTTCCGGACTTCATTCTCGTGCTTCCTGTTAAAAATTCGGGTCCTACGACCACTTCCACGGGAAACTCTGCGGCTTTCGCAACCGGGGAGCCATCATTGCAAACCACGCAACCGGTCAGCAAACCTGCTTTTTGTGCTTCATTCAATCCGCCGATCACGTAAGGCGTGCGACCCGAGGCTGCTATGCCTATTAATGTGTCGTTTTCGTTAGGTTCATAAGGTGCCAGATCAACCCATGCCTGGTTCCAGTCGTCTTCTGCATTTTCCACAGCTTTTCTGATCGCTGTGTCACCGCCGGCAATGATCCCAACCACCAGATCAAACGGAACGCCGAATGTAGGTGGGCATTCTGATGCATCCACAACGCCCAACCGCCCGCTCGTGCCTGCCCCGATGTAAAACAACCGCCCGCCTTTCTGCATCCGTGGAACAATCTGCGACACAAGCGCTTCTATTTGTGGGATGGATTTTTCGACAGCATTCGGGACAGTTTTATCTTCCTTATTTATGGAAAACAAAATATCCTGAACACTCATTTTTTCAAGATCCTGGTAATTGGAAGACGACTCAGTGGTTAGCATAAGATTGGATTTTGGAATGGTCAAAATTAAATATTTTCGTCAAATCATCAATTAGCAAAGTTTAATTTGGTATTAATCTTAGAATGTCTGCAAAAAATCGCGCGAATGTTTGGAAAATAAAAAGATACCCTTCTAATTTGTATCGCCAATATGAAATCAGCGAAATTTCGCTAACCAATAATTTTACGCTAATGAAATTCATTTTAATCGTCCCAGTTCTACTTCTAGTCACGCATTAGCGTGAGTGAGGACGATTGCATATAACCTGGCACCTCACTCACCGCACTGAATGAGGTGTTTTTATTTACAACATATTCACCATGTCGACAGAACTTAACAGATTTTCGAAAACCCTTACACAAGAAGTTACCAATCCGGCCGCGCAGGCGATGCTTTATGGCATTGGGTTGAAAGAAGAGGATTTTTCAAAACCGCAAATCGGGATTGCCAGCACAGGTTATGAAGGAAATCCTTGTAATATGCACTTGAACGGGCTTTCCGTTTACGTGAAACAAGGTGTAACTGCCAATGATATGGTTGGTTTGATCTTCAACACAATCGGCGTTTCCGACGGGATGACCAATGGAAATGACGGGATGCGTTACTCGTTGCCAAGCCGTGATATCATTGCCGATTCAATTGAAACCGTGGTTTCTGCACAATGGTATGACGGTGTAATTGCGGTTGTGGGTTGTGATAAAAATATGCCGGGTGCCGTGATGGCGATGGCGCGGTTGGATCGCCCTGCAATTATGGTTTATGGCGGAACAATCCGTTCTGGACATTATAAAGGACAAAAACTCGATATCGTTTCGGCATTTGAGGCGCTGGGAAAGAAGTTTGCCAACAACATTTCAGACGAAGATTTCAAGGGAGTTATTCAAAATTCAATTCCTGGTCAGGGCGCTTGCGGTGGCATGTATACAGCAAACACGATGGCGGCTTCCATCGAGGCAATGGGAATGAGTTTGCCATTCAGCAGTTCTTACCCGGCTACGCATGAAGGCAAGCAGGATGAATGTAAGAAAATCGGCGCTGCGATGAAAAAGCTTTTGGAACTGAATATCACACCGAAGGAAATTATCACTAAAAAATCGCTTGAAAATGCATTAACCGTGGTTATGGCGCTCGGTGGTTCTACCAATGCAGCATTGCACTTCCTGGCGATTGCGCGTTCAGCAGGTCTTTCGTTAACATTGGATGACATTCAGGCTATTTCAGATCGTACACCCTTTATCGCGGATTTGAAACCGAGTGGTAAATATTACATGGAAGATATTCTGGAAATCGGCGGGGTTCCTGCCATTACTAAATATTTGTATTCCAAAGGCTTGATCCACGGAGATTGCATTACGGTAACAGGTAAAACGGTTGCCGAAAACCTTGCGGAAGCGCCTGATCTTAATTTTGATACACAAAAAATGGTATTCCCATTGGAGCAAGCCATTAAATCAAGCGGTCACATTCAGATCATGTATGGTAACCTTACGCCAAATGGCGCGGTTGCGAAAATCACTGGAAAAGAAGGGATGACTTTCGATGGCGAAGCAAAGGTTTGCGAGCATGAGTCGCAGATCATTAACATGCTTTCAAAGGGTGAGATTAAAGCAGGTCACGTGGTTGTAATCCGTAATGCAGGTCCAAAAGGCGGTCCAGGCATGTCGGAAATGTTAAAACCAACGTCAGCAGTAATGGGCGCAGGACTAGGAGATAAGATCGCACTCATCACCGACGGCCGTTTCTCAGGCGGAACGCACGGCTTTGTAGTAGGTCACATTACGCCCGAAGCATTCGACGGCGGACCAATTGCATTGGTTAAAGACGGTGACCGCATTTCCATCGATGCCAACACACGCCAGTTAACATTGCACATTACCGACGAGGAAATGGCAGCCCGAAAAGCACAATGGGTGCAACCCGCGCCACTTTTCACAAAAGGAATGCTGGGAAGATACATCAGAACCGTAAAATCCGCCAGCGAAGGCTGCGTAACGGACGAAGCGTAATAAGCATAAAATTCACCCGACTAAATAAATAGAGGAGTCATGGGATTTAATGAAAATCAAACACAGACAATGCAAGCTGTTGAGCCGGTGGCCGCGATAGTCAAGCCGGAATTGATCAATGGTTCACATGCGGTGATCCAGTCGCTGATCGCAGAGGGCGTCGAGACCATTTTTGGATATCCGGGTGGGGCGATTATGCCGGTTTATGACGCGATTTATGATTATCAGGATCAGGTTAACCACATTCTGGTGCGTCACGAGCAAGGCGCGGCACACGCTGCGGAAGGTTTTGCACGCATTACGGGTGAAGTTGGCGTTTGTCTGGTTACATCCGGGCCTGGAGCAACGAACCTGGTAACCGGGATTGCTGACGCGATAATTGACTCAACACCAATGGTTTGCATTGTGGGTCAAGTGGCTTCTCATTTGCTGGGAACGGATGCTTTCCAGGAAACAGATGTGATGGGCGTAACGATTCCAATTACAAAATGGAATTACCAGATTACCAATGCGGACGAAGTTCCTGAGATCATTGCAAAAGCATTTTATATAGCAAAATCCGGTCGTCCTGGACCGGTTTTGATCGACATTACCAAGGATGCGCAGCAGAAATTGATGACGAGGCCTTTTGTTCACAAAAAATGTGAGAAGCTGATCAGTTATCATCCGCGTCTGTCTCCGAAAGAAGAGCAAGTTGCTGCGGCTGCCAAGTTGATCAACAATGCAAAACGTCCTTTTGTATTCTTTGGACATGGAGTGCAGATTGCGAATGCCGAAGCTGAATTAATTCAATTTCTTGAAAAAACAGGCATTCCGGCTGCTTCAACATTGCTCGGACTTTCGTCTGTTTCCGTTGACCACCCGAATTATGTGGGCTGGCTGGGCATGCATGGAAATTACGGAACCAATGTTTTGACCAATCAATGCGACGTCATTATCGCGATAGGAATGCGTTTCGACGACCGTGTTACAGGTGATTTGAGCCGTTATGCCAAGCAGGCGAAGGTTGTTCATATTGAAATTGATCCTGCTGAAATTGACAAGATCGTAAAAGCGGACGCACCTGTTGTGGGCGACGCTAAAAGAGCGCTTGAAATGCTGCTTCCGTTGGTGAAAGAAAATAATCATGAAGCATGGCGCGAGGAATTTAAGCGATACGATGCGATTGAAGATCAAAAGATTACACAGCCCGAACTTGCTCCGACTACGGAAAAGATCAAAATGGCTGAGGTGATCCGGACGCTTTCGAATAAAACAAGAGGCGAAGCGGTGATCGTAGCGGATGTGGGTCAGCATCAAATGATGACTGCGCGTTACTATCAGTTTAAAAAACCGAACTCCTTCATTACTTCCGGTGGATTGGGAACGATGGGCTTTGCATTGCCCGCATCATTCGGTGCAAAAGTGGGAGCGCCGGATCGTGAGGTTGTTGCGATCATTGGTGATGGTTGTTTCCAAATGACCATCCAGGAATTGGGGACCATTGCACAGAGCGGTTTGCCGGTTAAGATCATTATTTTGAATAACAATTTCCTCGGAATGGTGCGCCAGTGGCAACAGCTTTTCCATCAGAAGCGCTATTCATTTGTTGAGCTGCAAAATCCGGATTTTATCACCATTGCGAAAGGTTTTGGAATAGACGGTCACACTTGCAGCGCGAGGGAAAACCTGAATGATTCGCTCGACAAAATGCTGGCATCCGACAAGCCTTATTTATTGGAAGTCCTGGTAGAGAAAGAAGAAAATGTGTTCCCAATGGTTCCAACGGGAGCTTGCGTGGCAGATATCAGATTGGAATAATATAGACATTAATTGATCATGACAACATACACCATTTGTGTTTTTACAGAAAATACGATTGGTATTCTGAACAAGATTACCACCATTCTGACACGCAGACGCATTAACATTGATAGTCTTACGGTTTCTGAAACGGAACGCAAAGGCATTTCAAGGTTTACGATCGTCATCCGCCATGAGTCGCGCGATGCAGTTGAAAAACTCGTCCGCCAGATCCGTAAAGTGATTGAAGTGCTGGCTGTTTTTGGTTATCTCAATGACGACATCGCTTACAATGAGATCGCATTGTTTAAAATCTCAACACCAATCGGCGCAAAACCGCTTGACATTGAGACCATTAACAAAACATACAAAGCATGGGTCGTTTACTGGCACCTGACTTATGTGATCATTCAGAAGACGGGCACGGAAGAAGAAATTTTTGAGTTTTTCGACTATATCAAACCACACGAGATCCTGGAATTCGTAAGATCCGGACGTGTTGCGGTAAGCAAGTCTCCTCAAACGCTGGTGGATTATCTTCCTGAGGCTGAGTGGGAGTATTATCAGTAGTCGGGCAACTTTACCTAATATTGTTTTTAAATCGAGTAATCAATAATCCAATCAATAATCAATGGCAAAATTAAATTTCGGCGGGCTCGAAGAAGAAGTAGTAACCCGTGAAGAATTTCCTCTTGAAAAGGCACGTGAAGTACTTTCTAACGAAACCATAGCTGTAATTGGTTACGGCGTACAAGGCCCGGGCCAAAGCTTGAACATGCGCGACAACGGATTCAATGTGATCGTTGGCCAACGCAAAGGAGGTAAATCGTGGGACAAAGCCGTTGCAGACGGATGGGTTCCTGGCGAAACACTTTTCGAATTGGAAGAAGCATTGGCAAAAGGAACAATCATTTGTTACCTGCTTTCCGACGCCGCTCAAATTGAATTATGGCCGACTGTTAAGGCTAACCTTACTGCTGGAAAATCATTGTATTTCTCACACGGTTTCGGCGTAACTTATAAAGATCAAACTGGAATTATTCCTCCTGCTGATGTAGACGTGTATTTGGTTGCGCCAAAAGGATCAGGAACTTCACTTCGTCGTTTGTTCGTAGAAGGAAAGGGCTTGAACTCTTCTTTTGCAATATTCCAGGATGCAACGGGCAAAGCACGTGAGAAATGTATCGCAATGGGAATCGGTGTTGGTTCAGGATATTTGTTCGAAACTGATTTCTACCGTGAAGTTACATCTGACCTTACAGGTGAGCGCGGAACATTGATGGGTGCTATCCAGGGAATTTTCGCAGCTCAATACGAAGTGCTTCGCTCAAACGGACACTCGCCATCAGAAGCATTCAATGAAACAGTGGAAGAATTGACGCAATCATTGATGCCGCTGGTTGCTGAAAACGGCATGGACTGGATGTACGCAAACTGCTCTACAACAGCACAACGCGGTGCATTGGACTGGTGGAAACCTTTCCGTGACGCTACCAAGCCTGTTTTCGAGCAACTTTATAATTCTGTAAAAAGCGGCGAGCAAGCTAGAATCTCCATCACACGTAACTCACAATCGGATTACCGCGTGAAACTGGAAGAAGAATTGGCTGAGCTTCGCGAATCAGAAATGTGGAAAGCCGGCAAAACTGTTCGCAGCTTGCGCCCGGAAAATAATTAAATAATTTTTCAATTTTCAAACATTGCCGGGGGCTTAAGCCCCCGGCAATGTTTGAAAATTGAAAAAAGAAAAATATAGAAGCTTTGCAGCATGCAAGGCTTTTTTCATTCACAGCAATGGATACAGTTCACTCCGCTCCGACATTAGACAATATCTTCCTTGCAGCCGAAAGGCTTAGAGGCATTATTAACCACACACCGATTTTTTATAATGCACATCTTTCAGAGCAATATCAGGCCAATATTTATCTGAAAAGGGAAGATTTGCAAACCGTTCGCTCTTACAAAATTCGCGGCGCTTACAACAAAATGGCTAGCCTGTCTGCAGAGGCGCTTGCATGCGGCATTGTATGTGCGAGTGCGGGAAACCACGCGCAGGGAGTAGCGTATGCATGCTGGAAAATGCAGGTGAAGGGAGCCATTTTCATGCCGACCACCACGCCAGCGCAGAAGATCAAGCAGGTTAGATTATTTGGAAAAGAATGGATTGAGATTCATTTGGTCGGAGACACTTATGACGATGCGTATTATGCGTCGAAAGAATATCAAACTGTTACAAAAGCTGTTTTTGTGCATCCATTTGATGATTTGCAAGTGATTGAAGGTCAGGGAACCGTGGGTTTGGAGATTTTCAAAGATGCTGATTTCAAGATTGACTATTTGTTAATGGCCATTGGCGGCGGAGGTTTGGCGTCGGGCATTTCAACCGTTTTTAAACAACTTTCACCCAGAACAAAACTGATAGGAGTTGAGCCCGAAGGTTCGCCGACGATGTATCAGGCAATAAAAGATGGGCATGTCGTCACATTGGAGCGCATTGATAAGTTTGTCGATGGAGCGGCTGTTCGCAGAGCTGGTGAAATCACTTTTGAAATTTGCAGCAAGAGCCTAGACAAAGTAATCCTCGTTCCGGAAGGCAAAGTTTGCTCATCAATCTTACAACTTTACAACGAAGAAGCGATTGTTGCAGAACCAGCCGGAGCGCTTACAGTTGCTGCATTGGATTTAATAAAAGATGAAATTAAAGGCAAAAATGTCGTCGCATTGATAAGTGGAGGCAATAATGACATTACCAGAACCGAAGAAATCAAAGAGCGCTCGTTACTTTACGAAGGCTTAAAACATTACTTCATCATCCGCTTCCCCCAACGATCCGGCGCCTTCCGCGAATTCCTGAATGTCCTCGGGCCAAATGACGACATTGCCCGTTTCGAATACGTAAAGAAAACAAACCGTGAGCAAGGCCCAGCATTAGTAGGCATCGAACTCAAAAACCGCGAAGATTTCGCACCATTAATCGAGCGAATGGATGCGAACCGGGTGGTTTACGAATATTTGAATGATCAGCCGGATTTGTTTCAGTTTATGGTTTGATATGCTTCGTGTCCCATCCGATATCAGCTCACAGGAATTTGAATCTTTGAAGATCCAGGATATGACTTTTGTTGCCTATCGCAATGAAGTTTATCCGTCCAAGTATGACGTGTTTTTTGAAGAGCATGCGGTGATTGTGGTCTTGGAAGGAGAGAAGAAATTCACGAGTCCAACACAGGAAGTGCATGTTGAAAAAGGGGACATTCTATTTGTTCAGCGCGGTTTTTACTTAATGTCGGAATCAATTAACGAATCTTACAAAAGCCTGGTTTTCTTTTTTGATGAAAAATTATTGAAGGAATTTGTCAGCCTGCATCCTGAACTTTTCAATCCTGCGAAGGCGACTCCTGTTCTTGAAAACCCGATTTTGTTACTTCAATCAGATGAGAACTTTGAGAAGTTTATTCAATCCGTGTTTCCTTATTTTAGGTCAAGAACAGAGCTGAAAAATCATTTTCTACGTCTTAAATTTCAAGAGTTATTGCTTCACTTACTGGAACTGGATGATTCAAAACAACTCCGCGCAATTCTTTACAGCTTGTATAAAGGTGAAAAGGCTGATTTATCGTTCATGATGAACACTTATTATTTGAAACCTTTAACATTGGATGAATTAGCGCGGCTGTCTGGGAGAAGCCTTTCCGCATTCAAAAGAGATTTTCAAGACGAATTCAAAACATCACCAGCGCTTTGGCTCAAAAATAAAAGGCTGGATTATGCGGACTTTTTGCTAAGAAACAGCACTAAGAATGTGTCGGAAATCAGCACTGAGATCGGCTATGAAAGTGTTTCGCATTTTATTAAGACTTATAAGGAGAAATACGGAAGGACGCCCAAAAAGCAGAGCTGATTTGGGTTTCTATTTTAAATGGATTAGATTCAATAATGATATCTTGTTTTCATGAATACACAGGCGGTATTAGATAGGCTACACAAATCAAAAAGCTATTTTTTTCAGAAATATCCCTTGAAATCGATGGCTCTTTTTGGCTCTCATGCCAGAAATGAGGCGACCGAACAAAGCGACGTGGACATTCTTGTGGAGTTTTCGGCTCCTATTGGCTTTGAGTTTATTGACCTCGCAATAGAATTAGAAGATGTGCTGCAAACGAAAGTAGACCTTGTTAGTAAAAAAGGTTTGAAAGCTCCGTTACTGCCTTATATAGAGAAAAATCTAATCTATGTCTGAGCGAGCGCCCTCTATATTATTCCTGGATATGCTGGATTCGGTGGAGACAGTTTTGGATTACACGTCCGGGATCAGTTTTGACGATTTTATGAATGATAGGAAAACAAGGGATGCTGTAATTAGAAACATTCAGGTTCTTGGAGAGGCTGCGAATCGTGTTCCAAAGGAAGTTAGAGAACAATATGCCGATATTGAATGGATGCGCATTATCAGATCCCGGCACATTCTCGTGCACGATTATGCCGGAATTGACTTCGAAATTGTTTGGCGGATAATAGAAGTGCATTTGCCGCCGCTTCGGGATGCACTATTGACAATGACGGATAAGGGCAAGTCTTCATAACTTCAATAACAATTTCCGCTCAAACCTTTCCGAAAAACTAAAATCACTATTTTTTGAACCTTTAACGTTATACTTATTACCTTGAATTTGTGGTAATTTGTAATCTCAGTTCTCCTTTTGAGAAAACGGCTGTTAATAGCGCAATTTCTTAGAAGTCAGTCTTGAAGAGGCGAAATTTTAATAAATATAAAATGAGTAATCAAGCAAATACCCTTTTCGATAAGGTGTGGGACGCACACGTTGTTCGTAAAATTGCAGATGGTCCGGATGTGTTCTTCATCGACCGTCATTTTATCCACGAAGTGACCAGCCCGGTTGCATTCCTGGGTCTCGAAAGCAGAAATATAGGCGTAATGTATCCGGAAAGAACATTTGCCACAGCCGACCACAACACTCCAACGATTAACCAACACCTCCCGGTAGCGGATCCACTTTCTGCAAATCAGTTGAAAGCATTGGAAACCAACTCACTAAAATATGGCATTTCGCATTGGGGACTTGGTCACGCAAGAAATGGAATTGTTCACGTGGTGGGTCCTGAAAATGGAATTACACTTCCCGGCATGACAATCGTTTGCGGGGATTCTCATACATCGACACACGGCGCTTTTGGTGCAATTGCCTTTGGTATAGGCACTTCTGAGGTTGAAATGGTGCTTTCTTCGCAA
It includes:
- the ilvC gene encoding ketol-acid reductoisomerase, yielding MAKLNFGGLEEEVVTREEFPLEKAREVLSNETIAVIGYGVQGPGQSLNMRDNGFNVIVGQRKGGKSWDKAVADGWVPGETLFELEEALAKGTIICYLLSDAAQIELWPTVKANLTAGKSLYFSHGFGVTYKDQTGIIPPADVDVYLVAPKGSGTSLRRLFVEGKGLNSSFAIFQDATGKAREKCIAMGIGVGSGYLFETDFYREVTSDLTGERGTLMGAIQGIFAAQYEVLRSNGHSPSEAFNETVEELTQSLMPLVAENGMDWMYANCSTTAQRGALDWWKPFRDATKPVFEQLYNSVKSGEQARISITRNSQSDYRVKLEEELAELRESEMWKAGKTVRSLRPENN
- the ilvA gene encoding threonine ammonia-lyase — translated: MDTVHSAPTLDNIFLAAERLRGIINHTPIFYNAHLSEQYQANIYLKREDLQTVRSYKIRGAYNKMASLSAEALACGIVCASAGNHAQGVAYACWKMQVKGAIFMPTTTPAQKIKQVRLFGKEWIEIHLVGDTYDDAYYASKEYQTVTKAVFVHPFDDLQVIEGQGTVGLEIFKDADFKIDYLLMAIGGGGLASGISTVFKQLSPRTKLIGVEPEGSPTMYQAIKDGHVVTLERIDKFVDGAAVRRAGEITFEICSKSLDKVILVPEGKVCSSILQLYNEEAIVAEPAGALTVAALDLIKDEIKGKNVVALISGGNNDITRTEEIKERSLLYEGLKHYFIIRFPQRSGAFREFLNVLGPNDDIARFEYVKKTNREQGPALVGIELKNREDFAPLIERMDANRVVYEYLNDQPDLFQFMV
- a CDS encoding AraC family transcriptional regulator, translating into MLRVPSDISSQEFESLKIQDMTFVAYRNEVYPSKYDVFFEEHAVIVVLEGEKKFTSPTQEVHVEKGDILFVQRGFYLMSESINESYKSLVFFFDEKLLKEFVSLHPELFNPAKATPVLENPILLLQSDENFEKFIQSVFPYFRSRTELKNHFLRLKFQELLLHLLELDDSKQLRAILYSLYKGEKADLSFMMNTYYLKPLTLDELARLSGRSLSAFKRDFQDEFKTSPALWLKNKRLDYADFLLRNSTKNVSEISTEIGYESVSHFIKTYKEKYGRTPKKQS
- the ilvD gene encoding dihydroxy-acid dehydratase gives rise to the protein MSTELNRFSKTLTQEVTNPAAQAMLYGIGLKEEDFSKPQIGIASTGYEGNPCNMHLNGLSVYVKQGVTANDMVGLIFNTIGVSDGMTNGNDGMRYSLPSRDIIADSIETVVSAQWYDGVIAVVGCDKNMPGAVMAMARLDRPAIMVYGGTIRSGHYKGQKLDIVSAFEALGKKFANNISDEDFKGVIQNSIPGQGACGGMYTANTMAASIEAMGMSLPFSSSYPATHEGKQDECKKIGAAMKKLLELNITPKEIITKKSLENALTVVMALGGSTNAALHFLAIARSAGLSLTLDDIQAISDRTPFIADLKPSGKYYMEDILEIGGVPAITKYLYSKGLIHGDCITVTGKTVAENLAEAPDLNFDTQKMVFPLEQAIKSSGHIQIMYGNLTPNGAVAKITGKEGMTFDGEAKVCEHESQIINMLSKGEIKAGHVVVIRNAGPKGGPGMSEMLKPTSAVMGAGLGDKIALITDGRFSGGTHGFVVGHITPEAFDGGPIALVKDGDRISIDANTRQLTLHITDEEMAARKAQWVQPAPLFTKGMLGRYIRTVKSASEGCVTDEA
- a CDS encoding nucleotidyltransferase family protein, whose translation is MNTQAVLDRLHKSKSYFFQKYPLKSMALFGSHARNEATEQSDVDILVEFSAPIGFEFIDLAIELEDVLQTKVDLVSKKGLKAPLLPYIEKNLIYV
- the ilvN gene encoding acetolactate synthase small subunit gives rise to the protein MTTYTICVFTENTIGILNKITTILTRRRINIDSLTVSETERKGISRFTIVIRHESRDAVEKLVRQIRKVIEVLAVFGYLNDDIAYNEIALFKISTPIGAKPLDIETINKTYKAWVVYWHLTYVIIQKTGTEEEIFEFFDYIKPHEILEFVRSGRVAVSKSPQTLVDYLPEAEWEYYQ
- the murQ gene encoding N-acetylmuramic acid 6-phosphate etherase, with amino-acid sequence MLTTESSSNYQDLEKMSVQDILFSINKEDKTVPNAVEKSIPQIEALVSQIVPRMQKGGRLFYIGAGTSGRLGVVDASECPPTFGVPFDLVVGIIAGGDTAIRKAVENAEDDWNQAWVDLAPYEPNENDTLIGIAASGRTPYVIGGLNEAQKAGLLTGCVVCNDGSPVAKAAEFPVEVVVGPEFLTGSTRMKSGTAQKLVLNMISTAVMIRLGKVKGNKMIDMQLTNEKLVNRAQQMIIDELNVDAAEAEKLLNQYGSVRGAIESVQK
- a CDS encoding zinc-binding dehydrogenase, producing the protein MKAAFIKNLHEPLVIEEVKKPQAGPGEVVVQLKAASLNHRDVWIQKGLYPKITTPIIPGSDGAGIVSEIGEGVDSAWLDKEVIINPSQNWGDNPAFYGEEHKILGLPDNGTFAEFVKVEARYLVQKPAYLSFEQAATLPLGALTAWRALHTRAKWQPGDKVLVTGAGGGVALFVIQFAIAAGAEVWVTSGSDQKIQKAVEMGAKGGVNYKNPTWFRDLLVKARGPKLGYFDVIIDSAGGAGFAKLTDIAAPGARICFYGGGTGNITDVVPAKVFFKQLNILGTTMGTESEFQEMIKFVEEKQIMPIIDTVFPLDEAEKALRLMDSGQQFGKIVLKI
- the ilvB gene encoding biosynthetic-type acetolactate synthase large subunit, with the translated sequence MQAVEPVAAIVKPELINGSHAVIQSLIAEGVETIFGYPGGAIMPVYDAIYDYQDQVNHILVRHEQGAAHAAEGFARITGEVGVCLVTSGPGATNLVTGIADAIIDSTPMVCIVGQVASHLLGTDAFQETDVMGVTIPITKWNYQITNADEVPEIIAKAFYIAKSGRPGPVLIDITKDAQQKLMTRPFVHKKCEKLISYHPRLSPKEEQVAAAAKLINNAKRPFVFFGHGVQIANAEAELIQFLEKTGIPAASTLLGLSSVSVDHPNYVGWLGMHGNYGTNVLTNQCDVIIAIGMRFDDRVTGDLSRYAKQAKVVHIEIDPAEIDKIVKADAPVVGDAKRALEMLLPLVKENNHEAWREEFKRYDAIEDQKITQPELAPTTEKIKMAEVIRTLSNKTRGEAVIVADVGQHQMMTARYYQFKKPNSFITSGGLGTMGFALPASFGAKVGAPDREVVAIIGDGCFQMTIQELGTIAQSGLPVKIIILNNNFLGMVRQWQQLFHQKRYSFVELQNPDFITIAKGFGIDGHTCSARENLNDSLDKMLASDKPYLLEVLVEKEENVFPMVPTGACVADIRLE
- a CDS encoding HepT-like ribonuclease domain-containing protein; this encodes MSERAPSILFLDMLDSVETVLDYTSGISFDDFMNDRKTRDAVIRNIQVLGEAANRVPKEVREQYADIEWMRIIRSRHILVHDYAGIDFEIVWRIIEVHLPPLRDALLTMTDKGKSS